A genomic window from Bdellovibrio sp. SKB1291214 includes:
- the ligA gene encoding NAD-dependent DNA ligase LigA, whose product MSKKRHEELKKIIAEHDHNYYVMDRPSITDYEYDQLFDELLKIEKAEKGLDLSDSPSQRVGGKVLDSFSKVPHRIPMLSLANSYSPEDIFEFDERIKKFLSSDKDVEYFCELKFDGLSMEIIYENGQLVRALTRGDGTVGEDVTENIKTIKSIPLKLKKAPEILEVRGEVLIFKKDFAELNESQQESGQPTFANPRNAAAGSMRQLDSKIAAARPLKFFGYALGMVEGKEFSSQEGIQQYFAEQGIPTAIKSNPDLVRLCKGPDAVVEYYHHIEKIRSSLPFDIDGVVIKVNSIRQQDDLGLVARSPRWATAAKFKPEQATTVIENIAIQVGRTGALTPVAIMKPVKVGGVTVTNSTLHNQDEIDRKDVRIGDTVIIQRAGDVIPEVVAVVLEKRPKNSKPFMIPNECPACGSPAHKVEGEVVTRCTNPLCIAMVKESLKHFVGRRAMNLDKIGDRLIETLVDNKMLTSFSDFYRLTKEDILSLERQGDKSAENIIKSIENSKKPTLARFIFALGIRFVGEQTAKLLADHFVNIESFLKAPEEELLQVPEIGPKVATSIREWTSNKKLVKEVHEMLKLGVEITNPVRATEGALSGMSFLITGTLPVKRDDAKDVIEKNGGKILSSVSSKLSYLVVGDDPGSKVDKAQTLGVKIISWEDLQKML is encoded by the coding sequence ATGTCTAAGAAACGTCACGAAGAGCTTAAGAAAATTATCGCTGAACATGATCACAACTACTATGTTATGGATCGTCCTTCGATCACTGATTACGAGTACGATCAGCTATTCGATGAACTTCTGAAAATTGAAAAGGCGGAAAAGGGCTTGGATTTGTCAGATTCCCCAAGTCAACGTGTGGGCGGCAAGGTCTTAGACAGTTTTTCTAAAGTTCCCCACCGTATTCCTATGTTGTCGCTAGCAAATAGTTATTCACCTGAAGATATTTTTGAATTTGATGAACGTATCAAGAAATTTTTGAGTTCTGACAAAGATGTTGAGTACTTCTGCGAGCTGAAATTTGATGGTCTTTCCATGGAAATCATCTATGAAAACGGGCAGCTGGTGCGTGCACTGACCCGCGGAGATGGAACTGTTGGCGAAGATGTCACTGAAAACATCAAAACCATTAAAAGCATTCCACTAAAGCTCAAAAAGGCTCCAGAGATCCTTGAGGTTCGTGGTGAGGTTTTAATTTTTAAAAAGGACTTTGCTGAGCTTAACGAGTCACAACAGGAAAGCGGTCAACCGACATTTGCCAACCCAAGGAATGCTGCTGCGGGATCCATGCGACAGCTTGATTCAAAAATCGCAGCTGCTAGACCTTTAAAATTTTTCGGTTATGCGTTGGGAATGGTTGAGGGTAAAGAATTCAGTTCCCAAGAAGGCATTCAACAGTATTTTGCAGAGCAAGGAATTCCCACCGCCATCAAATCTAATCCAGATCTGGTTCGTTTGTGTAAAGGTCCCGATGCGGTGGTTGAATACTATCACCACATTGAAAAAATACGTTCATCCCTGCCATTTGATATCGATGGCGTCGTGATTAAAGTGAATTCTATAAGACAGCAAGATGATTTGGGTTTGGTGGCAAGAAGTCCGCGATGGGCAACGGCCGCTAAGTTCAAACCAGAGCAAGCAACCACAGTGATTGAAAATATCGCGATTCAAGTGGGTCGCACAGGGGCGCTTACGCCAGTTGCGATCATGAAGCCCGTGAAAGTTGGCGGCGTAACAGTTACTAATTCTACACTTCATAACCAAGATGAAATTGATCGCAAAGATGTACGCATCGGCGACACCGTAATCATTCAGCGTGCGGGTGATGTAATCCCTGAAGTGGTCGCAGTAGTCTTAGAAAAACGTCCTAAGAACAGCAAGCCGTTCATGATTCCAAATGAATGTCCTGCCTGTGGATCTCCAGCTCATAAAGTAGAGGGAGAAGTAGTAACCCGTTGTACGAATCCTTTATGTATCGCAATGGTAAAAGAGTCCTTAAAGCACTTCGTTGGTCGTCGTGCCATGAATCTTGATAAGATCGGTGATCGCCTTATTGAAACTTTGGTTGATAATAAGATGCTGACGTCTTTTTCCGATTTTTATCGTCTGACCAAGGAGGATATTTTATCGCTGGAACGCCAAGGCGATAAATCAGCGGAGAATATCATCAAGAGTATTGAGAACAGTAAAAAGCCTACTCTTGCACGTTTCATCTTTGCACTGGGGATTCGTTTTGTTGGCGAACAAACAGCAAAGCTATTGGCCGATCACTTTGTAAATATCGAAAGCTTTTTAAAAGCTCCAGAGGAGGAACTTTTACAAGTTCCAGAGATTGGACCCAAGGTTGCAACTTCAATCCGGGAATGGACTTCCAATAAAAAATTAGTCAAAGAAGTTCATGAAATGTTGAAGCTTGGTGTGGAAATCACAAATCCTGTTCGCGCCACCGAAGGCGCATTGTCAGGAATGAGTTTTCTAATCACTGGTACATTGCCGGTGAAGCGAGATGATGCCAAAGACGTTATTGAAAAAAACGGTGGTAAAATCTTAAGTTCGGTTTCTTCGAAGCTTAGCTATCTGGTTGTTGGCGATGATCCAGGTTCAAAAGTCGACAAGGCACAAACATTAGGTGTGAAAATCATCTCTTGGGAAGACCTTCAAAAGATGCTCTAA
- the dapA gene encoding 4-hydroxy-tetrahydrodipicolinate synthase, translating into MKNFKGTITALLTPFKNGKIDYSSVDKLLKHQLENGVDGFVINGTTAESPTLTDTEKQELFKHVRKVVGASVPLIMGTGSNDTAKTIDDSKKAEALGADAILVVVPYYNKPPQRGLYAHFKAVAESVKIPTILYNVPGRTITSLATETVADLAKVSGVVGIKEASGKIDAAEQIIKACGKDFVMLSGDDGTYVDFLNCGGHGVISVASHVIPKQMVQWKKWVRDGHLDKAKTDIQKHMPLIDLLFVEANPIPVKKAVQLMGLIESAEMRLPLVELSPENTEKLKMEMKKMGVLA; encoded by the coding sequence ATGAAGAATTTTAAAGGCACCATTACGGCATTATTAACTCCGTTTAAAAATGGAAAAATTGATTACTCTTCCGTGGATAAGCTTTTAAAACATCAATTAGAAAATGGTGTTGATGGTTTCGTGATCAATGGAACCACGGCGGAAAGTCCGACGTTAACAGATACTGAGAAACAAGAGCTTTTTAAACACGTTCGTAAAGTTGTTGGTGCTTCGGTCCCATTGATCATGGGCACGGGTTCCAACGATACCGCTAAAACAATTGACGATTCAAAAAAGGCGGAAGCTTTAGGGGCTGATGCAATCCTTGTTGTGGTTCCATACTATAATAAACCTCCGCAACGGGGACTTTATGCTCACTTTAAAGCTGTTGCTGAATCCGTAAAAATCCCCACGATATTATATAACGTTCCCGGCAGAACCATTACTTCTCTTGCAACAGAAACTGTCGCCGATCTTGCAAAGGTATCTGGAGTTGTCGGCATCAAAGAGGCATCTGGGAAAATCGACGCCGCAGAACAAATTATCAAAGCCTGCGGCAAAGACTTCGTGATGCTCTCTGGTGATGATGGTACTTACGTGGATTTCTTAAACTGCGGTGGTCACGGTGTTATTTCAGTTGCTTCCCACGTAATTCCTAAGCAGATGGTTCAGTGGAAAAAATGGGTGCGAGATGGTCACCTAGACAAGGCAAAAACGGATATTCAAAAACATATGCCCTTGATTGATTTGTTGTTTGTGGAAGCAAATCCAATTCCCGTAAAAAAAGCAGTTCAGTTGATGGGTCTTATTGAATCCGCAGAAATGCGTTTACCGCTGGTGGAGTTGAGTCCAGAAAATACTGAAAAGTTAAAGATGGAAATGAAAAAAATGGGAGTGCTTGCGTGA
- the gatA gene encoding Asp-tRNA(Asn)/Glu-tRNA(Gln) amidotransferase subunit GatA, which yields MELTFASISDISEAVKTKKISAKEVADHFQKRIGSLDKQLNSFTSINPDSLKQAEALDDRIAKGEDVGLLAGVPFGIKEMLCTKNLTTTAGSKILSNFVPPYDATVVARLKKNGATIMGKLNQDEFAMGSSNETSYHGSVKNPWDTSRVPGGSSGGSAAAQAARLVVGTIGTDTGGSIRQPASFCGIVGVKPTYGRVSRYGIIAFASSLDQAGPMVSTVKDAALTLEVISGHDPMDSTSSQKTVPQWSKNLSQDVKGFKVGVIKEYLKGGLDADTEKTFNDSLEALKTLGAEIVEVSVSMTEFAVPIYYLIATSEASSNLARYDGIRYGYRAEFASLSGVELEDFYGKTRGEGFGSEVKRRIMLGTYCLSSGYYDAYYNKAGQVRRLLTEQYLAAFKKCDVILSPVTTAPAFKIGELISDPLAMYMNDIFTTSTNLAGLPGMSVPYSLSKSGLPIGIQVTANHFDEQRMLNVAAALEASSLMKGQKPHVI from the coding sequence GTGGAGTTAACTTTCGCCTCTATCAGTGACATCTCTGAAGCTGTAAAAACTAAAAAGATCAGCGCTAAGGAAGTGGCAGATCATTTTCAAAAAAGAATTGGTTCACTAGATAAACAATTGAATTCGTTCACGTCCATAAATCCTGATTCATTAAAACAGGCAGAAGCTTTAGACGACAGAATCGCTAAGGGCGAAGATGTGGGGTTGCTTGCGGGCGTTCCATTTGGCATTAAAGAAATGCTTTGTACAAAAAATCTGACAACGACTGCGGGCTCTAAGATTCTTAGCAATTTCGTTCCGCCATATGATGCGACAGTTGTTGCGCGTTTAAAGAAAAACGGCGCGACCATTATGGGTAAGTTAAATCAAGACGAATTTGCCATGGGGTCATCGAATGAAACTTCTTATCATGGCTCGGTGAAAAATCCTTGGGATACCTCTCGCGTGCCCGGGGGTTCTTCAGGGGGGTCCGCTGCAGCCCAAGCCGCTCGCTTAGTAGTTGGTACTATTGGTACTGATACTGGTGGTTCTATTCGTCAGCCAGCAAGTTTTTGTGGAATCGTCGGTGTTAAGCCGACTTACGGTCGTGTGAGTCGTTATGGCATCATTGCGTTTGCATCTTCACTAGATCAGGCGGGCCCGATGGTCAGTACAGTCAAGGATGCAGCCCTCACACTTGAAGTCATTTCGGGACATGACCCAATGGATTCCACGTCATCTCAAAAGACTGTTCCGCAGTGGTCAAAGAATCTATCCCAGGATGTTAAGGGATTCAAAGTTGGGGTCATCAAGGAGTACCTAAAAGGTGGACTTGATGCAGACACAGAAAAAACTTTTAACGATTCATTGGAAGCTCTCAAAACCCTAGGTGCTGAAATTGTTGAAGTATCAGTTTCAATGACCGAGTTTGCGGTTCCTATTTATTACCTTATCGCGACCAGTGAAGCTTCATCAAATCTTGCTCGTTACGATGGAATTCGCTATGGCTACCGAGCGGAATTTGCAAGCCTCTCTGGTGTGGAGCTTGAGGATTTCTATGGGAAAACCCGTGGCGAGGGCTTTGGCTCTGAAGTAAAGCGCAGAATCATGTTGGGAACTTACTGTTTATCAAGTGGGTACTATGATGCTTACTACAATAAAGCCGGTCAGGTTCGGCGACTGTTGACTGAGCAATATCTGGCAGCATTTAAAAAATGCGATGTGATTTTGTCCCCGGTTACGACGGCACCTGCTTTCAAAATCGGCGAACTGATTTCTGATCCTTTAGCAATGTACATGAATGATATATTTACGACGTCGACGAATCTTGCGGGATTGCCGGGAATGAGTGTTCCCTATAGTTTATCTAAGTCAGGTCTTCCTATAGGCATTCAAGTAACAGCCAATCATTTTGATGAACAGAGGATGCTAAATGTCGCGGCTGCGCTAGAGGCTTCGTCCTTAATGAAAGGTCAAAAGCCCCATGTCATATAG
- the fsa gene encoding fructose-6-phosphate aldolase, with protein MKFFIDTADIEEIKQANLRGWVDGVTTNPSLIAKSGRDFHTVIKEICKEISGPVSAEVISLQHEEMVREGRELAKLADNVVVKVPMTEDGMIAVKKFTAEGIKTNVTLVFSPLQALLAAKAGASMVSPFVGRLDDIGTDGMSMVNQVIQIYQNYDFATEVLVASVRSPMHLQFAAEMGADIATIPFKVMQGMTHHPLTDKGIKLFMDDWNKVQKK; from the coding sequence ATGAAGTTTTTCATTGATACAGCGGATATTGAAGAAATTAAGCAAGCTAACCTACGTGGTTGGGTGGATGGCGTAACTACGAATCCATCATTGATCGCAAAATCCGGTCGTGATTTTCACACAGTGATCAAAGAAATCTGCAAAGAAATCTCGGGTCCAGTTTCAGCTGAAGTTATCAGCCTTCAGCACGAGGAAATGGTTCGTGAAGGTCGCGAGCTTGCAAAATTGGCTGACAACGTTGTGGTTAAGGTTCCAATGACCGAAGATGGCATGATCGCCGTTAAGAAATTCACTGCTGAGGGCATCAAGACTAACGTCACGTTGGTGTTTTCTCCACTTCAAGCTTTGCTTGCAGCTAAAGCTGGCGCATCCATGGTATCTCCGTTCGTAGGTCGTTTGGACGATATTGGAACTGACGGTATGTCGATGGTTAATCAGGTTATCCAAATTTACCAAAACTATGATTTTGCTACGGAAGTTTTGGTAGCAAGCGTTCGTTCTCCAATGCATCTACAATTTGCAGCGGAAATGGGAGCCGATATCGCGACTATTCCATTCAAAGTTATGCAAGGTATGACTCATCATCCACTTACGGACAAAGGTATTAAGTTGTTCATGGATGACTGGAACAAGGTCCAAAAGAAATAA
- a CDS encoding histone-like protein, whose protein sequence is MAEVLVVTSKVKKLIKEKGGMNTSAETIDVLSKAIEQLCLKGVESAKADGRKTVMARDIVIDHI, encoded by the coding sequence ATGGCAGAAGTACTTGTTGTAACTAGCAAAGTGAAAAAACTTATCAAAGAAAAAGGTGGCATGAATACTTCTGCTGAAACTATCGACGTTCTCAGCAAAGCTATCGAGCAACTTTGCCTTAAAGGCGTAGAGTCTGCAAAAGCAGACGGCCGTAAAACAGTTATGGCTCGCGATATCGTTATCGACCATATCTAA
- the gatC gene encoding Asp-tRNA(Asn)/Glu-tRNA(Gln) amidotransferase subunit GatC, whose translation MIDKKTIEHIAKLARLQITEAEANEFSQQMEKILQNFNKIENIDTTGIEPMITPTEIEAYWREDQVVQEYKPQDMVANAPERAGNLFKVPPVV comes from the coding sequence GTGATTGATAAGAAAACGATCGAACATATCGCCAAGCTTGCACGTCTGCAAATCACCGAAGCCGAAGCGAACGAGTTCAGTCAGCAGATGGAAAAGATTCTTCAAAATTTCAATAAAATAGAAAACATCGACACCACGGGAATTGAACCTATGATTACGCCCACAGAAATCGAAGCTTATTGGCGCGAGGACCAGGTCGTTCAAGAATACAAACCCCAAGACATGGTTGCGAATGCCCCTGAACGTGCAGGCAACTTATTCAAAGTTCCACCAGTGGTTTAG
- the dapF gene encoding diaminopimelate epimerase: MTPLLPVKITKMSGAGNTFAFIDGRGVANWKDVEKTLGKSRPEIAQLICDRVLGIATDGFIVIEDGTEGFDFNWDFYNSDGSTAEMCGNAARCAARYCYEHIGDKTHANIRFKTGAGLVTAQILGNGKIRVKMPEARVVQNPIELETKSSSKEKFVLVNTGVPHLVQKIHAFVDSVNLKDLAREMRSHVDLKPAGANVTFYAEDHVGKIKAVTFERGVEDYTLACGTGAVASALVSSLENHLNEIEVQMPGGVMEVHFFENDLKPLLVGDAVFVGDFQYNLEVVT, from the coding sequence ATGACTCCCCTACTTCCAGTAAAAATCACGAAAATGTCGGGTGCAGGAAATACCTTTGCATTCATTGACGGGCGTGGTGTTGCTAACTGGAAGGATGTGGAAAAGACCCTGGGTAAATCACGACCAGAAATTGCACAGCTTATCTGCGACCGTGTTCTTGGAATTGCAACCGATGGATTCATTGTCATTGAAGATGGCACCGAAGGTTTTGATTTTAATTGGGATTTTTATAACTCCGACGGTTCAACGGCTGAGATGTGTGGCAATGCGGCCCGCTGTGCTGCCAGATATTGCTATGAGCATATTGGCGATAAAACTCACGCAAACATTCGTTTTAAAACAGGTGCGGGCTTGGTCACCGCACAGATTTTAGGGAACGGAAAAATTCGCGTAAAAATGCCGGAAGCGCGCGTGGTTCAAAACCCAATCGAGCTTGAAACGAAATCAAGTTCCAAGGAAAAATTTGTTCTGGTGAATACAGGTGTTCCTCACCTTGTTCAAAAAATTCACGCCTTTGTGGATTCAGTAAACCTTAAAGATCTTGCACGAGAAATGAGATCGCATGTCGATCTTAAACCAGCGGGCGCAAATGTTACATTTTACGCTGAAGACCATGTCGGAAAAATTAAAGCGGTGACTTTCGAACGTGGAGTTGAAGATTATACTTTGGCCTGCGGCACGGGAGCTGTTGCTTCGGCGTTGGTAAGCTCGCTTGAGAATCATTTAAATGAAATTGAAGTTCAAATGCCCGGGGGAGTGATGGAAGTCCACTTCTTTGAGAATGATCTAAAACCCTTGCTTGTCGGCGATGCGGTTTTTGTTGGCGACTTCCAATACAATCTTGAGGTCGTGACATGA
- a CDS encoding 4-hydroxy-tetrahydrodipicolinate reductase, whose product MKKLKVGLVGGNGRMGREIIEVINASANLDVFYALGRDKKVDHKMAEKVDVWIDFSSPEALPEVLKIAVRHKTPVVCGTTGFSKKEKTLLEKSSKEIPVLWASNMSMGVAVLNEALKVFSSIANFDYQIEEFHHIRKKDKPSGTAITLQENLEKAVGKKCPEPLAIRGGGIFGIHKVHAMSDEEVITFEHSALNRSVFAKGAVRAAEWLSKQKKPGLYQIRDVLFGK is encoded by the coding sequence GTGAAGAAGCTGAAAGTAGGATTGGTTGGTGGTAACGGCCGCATGGGTCGTGAGATCATCGAAGTCATCAATGCAAGCGCGAACCTTGATGTTTTTTACGCTTTAGGGCGCGACAAAAAGGTTGATCACAAGATGGCAGAAAAAGTGGATGTCTGGATTGATTTTTCATCCCCAGAAGCACTGCCAGAAGTTCTAAAGATCGCTGTTCGCCACAAGACGCCTGTTGTTTGCGGCACAACGGGGTTTTCAAAAAAAGAAAAAACTTTGTTAGAAAAATCCAGCAAAGAAATTCCGGTTTTGTGGGCTTCAAATATGAGTATGGGTGTCGCGGTTTTGAACGAGGCACTGAAAGTATTTTCTTCAATCGCAAATTTTGATTATCAAATCGAAGAGTTCCATCATATTCGCAAAAAAGACAAGCCATCTGGTACCGCAATCACCTTGCAAGAAAATCTAGAGAAAGCTGTCGGCAAAAAATGTCCAGAGCCACTAGCAATTCGTGGTGGAGGTATTTTTGGTATCCATAAGGTTCATGCCATGAGTGATGAAGAAGTTATTACTTTTGAACATTCCGCATTGAATCGCTCGGTGTTTGCCAAAGGTGCCGTTCGCGCAGCTGAGTGGTTGTCCAAACAGAAAAAACCAGGGCTTTATCAAATTCGCGACGTTTTGTTTGGGAAATAG
- a CDS encoding metallophosphoesterase, with translation MPTSFFAHPKSDFKSAQYTAIISDLHLTEAEPVNLRFPLWKKFKTRQFFYDDVFETFLRHIEERAQGNPVELVLNGDIFDFDSVLNMPEEPVFRVSWLEKHRGLYPRAERSRHKIEVILRDHMPFVRSLRDFIVRGNRAVFVIGNHDLELHFLEVQDEIMKHLNLPDDKREEVRFVEWFYISNQDTLIEHGNQYDPYCMCEDPVNPFVRGYNYIALKLPFGNLACRYISNGMGFFNPHVDSNYIMTLKEYILFFFKYIWRAQPGLVFTWFWGSVATLIHSFFDRLSAPIRNPLKIEDRIQVIAEKANAEPRMVRELKELFVAPAASEPMLLARELWLDRAFIVFIAFFLIFELMVFVRSVYEISFFWAFIPLFMLLPFFLFYSKSVTSLVSSYKEPDDRVLAMSSAITKVKRIVYGHTHHTRHEIIGSVEHLNSGCWSPAFLDVECTKPLDQKTFVWISPGEHNSRQAELCKFVDGTSEVMLGSNRGA, from the coding sequence TTGCCCACTTCTTTTTTTGCGCATCCAAAGTCTGATTTTAAATCAGCGCAATATACAGCGATCATAAGCGACCTGCATCTAACTGAGGCAGAGCCGGTTAATTTGCGCTTCCCTCTATGGAAAAAGTTTAAGACTCGTCAGTTTTTCTATGATGATGTTTTTGAAACATTTCTGAGACATATCGAGGAGCGCGCTCAAGGAAACCCCGTTGAACTAGTTTTGAACGGCGACATCTTTGATTTCGACAGCGTGTTGAACATGCCGGAAGAACCTGTCTTCCGTGTAAGCTGGCTTGAAAAGCATCGCGGCCTTTACCCACGCGCGGAGCGTTCTCGTCACAAGATCGAAGTGATTCTGCGCGATCATATGCCATTCGTAAGATCTTTACGTGACTTTATCGTTCGCGGGAATCGTGCGGTCTTTGTTATCGGTAATCATGATCTCGAATTACACTTTCTTGAAGTACAAGACGAAATCATGAAGCATCTAAACTTACCGGATGATAAACGTGAAGAAGTCCGCTTTGTCGAATGGTTTTACATCAGCAATCAGGACACTCTGATCGAGCACGGTAATCAGTATGATCCGTATTGCATGTGTGAAGACCCGGTAAATCCCTTTGTCCGTGGTTATAATTACATCGCTTTAAAGCTTCCATTCGGCAACTTGGCTTGTCGCTATATTTCAAACGGAATGGGATTTTTTAATCCTCACGTGGACAGCAATTACATTATGACTTTAAAGGAATACATTTTGTTTTTCTTTAAGTACATATGGCGCGCTCAACCAGGATTGGTATTCACTTGGTTCTGGGGTTCTGTTGCCACGTTAATTCATTCCTTCTTTGACCGCCTGTCAGCACCGATTCGTAACCCCTTAAAAATTGAGGACCGAATCCAAGTTATTGCTGAAAAAGCCAATGCAGAACCACGCATGGTTCGAGAGCTAAAGGAACTTTTTGTCGCACCGGCAGCCAGTGAGCCAATGTTATTGGCCCGCGAGTTGTGGCTTGATCGCGCCTTTATTGTTTTCATCGCGTTCTTTTTGATCTTTGAGTTGATGGTGTTTGTTCGGTCGGTGTACGAGATTTCTTTCTTTTGGGCGTTTATTCCACTTTTTATGCTGCTGCCTTTCTTTTTGTTTTACAGCAAATCGGTCACATCTTTGGTTTCCAGCTATAAGGAGCCGGATGATCGGGTTCTTGCAATGTCTAGCGCGATCACCAAAGTTAAACGTATTGTGTACGGGCATACTCATCACACCAGACATGAAATCATAGGTTCAGTGGAACATCTGAACAGTGGATGCTGGTCACCAGCATTCTTGGATGTTGAGTGCACAAAACCCCTGGATCAGAAAACTTTCGTGTGGATTTCTCCAGGTGAACATAATTCTCGCCAAGCAGAACTCTGTAAGTTTGTGGACGGAACCTCCGAAGTAATGTTGGGATCTAACCGCGGCGCTTAA
- the murD gene encoding UDP-N-acetylmuramoyl-L-alanine--D-glutamate ligase, with product MNQFIKNLKTPIAIVGMGKSGDSAKRLLIACGVSADKILTFDGKLESANFRDSNKLMSEGKPQTLVVSPGVPLSSAWIKEAKSHGVFITSEISLACSCLSTEKLIGVTGSVGKSTTVSLLQAGLEAFSKTGFVGGNLGIPFATYAADVLEKKRPVADWVVLELSSYQLENCEGLKLDYSAITYFTSNHLERYDSIEHYYQTKWNILGITKNKMLVNSEGGDLVEYSKAKQNAQVKVISKKDSDLQSYQLEKAQLIGQHNQDNMALATALTIEAGWPAIAIEGMKNFKGLSHRLENLGEVKGVRFINDSKATALDSVMIAATAAADTLSAGGVLYLLLGGRDKNLPWEQLASLKDMKNTVFVFFGECREVAQTKSALQGNSYARLEEAIGYIFGKVKAADTVLLSPGGTSLDEFKSFEDRGDFFKRKVSEFSTL from the coding sequence ATGAACCAATTTATCAAGAACCTGAAGACACCAATCGCTATTGTTGGAATGGGAAAAAGCGGTGACTCCGCTAAACGCTTGCTTATCGCATGCGGGGTAAGCGCTGATAAGATTTTAACTTTCGATGGAAAATTAGAATCCGCAAACTTCAGGGATTCAAATAAACTCATGTCTGAGGGAAAACCCCAGACTCTGGTCGTCTCTCCAGGTGTACCACTGTCTTCGGCTTGGATCAAAGAAGCCAAAAGCCACGGCGTCTTTATCACAAGTGAAATTAGTTTGGCGTGTTCATGCCTAAGTACTGAAAAGTTAATTGGCGTCACTGGTTCAGTCGGAAAAAGTACAACAGTATCCTTGCTTCAAGCCGGTCTAGAAGCTTTTTCTAAAACGGGTTTTGTCGGTGGCAACCTTGGAATTCCATTTGCAACTTACGCCGCTGATGTCCTCGAAAAAAAACGTCCCGTTGCCGACTGGGTGGTGCTGGAACTTTCCAGCTACCAACTTGAAAACTGCGAGGGACTGAAGCTTGATTATTCAGCGATCACATATTTCACATCGAATCATCTGGAGCGTTACGACAGTATCGAGCACTACTACCAGACCAAGTGGAATATCTTGGGGATAACTAAGAACAAGATGCTGGTTAATTCCGAGGGCGGTGATTTGGTTGAGTACTCTAAAGCGAAACAAAATGCGCAAGTAAAAGTGATTTCTAAAAAAGATTCTGATCTTCAATCCTATCAGCTTGAAAAGGCACAACTGATTGGACAACACAACCAAGACAACATGGCTCTGGCGACGGCACTGACAATTGAAGCAGGATGGCCTGCCATTGCCATCGAAGGCATGAAGAATTTTAAAGGGCTTAGTCATCGCTTAGAAAATCTTGGCGAGGTAAAAGGCGTGCGTTTTATCAACGACAGCAAAGCAACTGCCTTAGACAGTGTGATGATCGCAGCAACAGCCGCAGCAGACACTCTGAGCGCGGGTGGAGTTTTATACTTACTTTTGGGTGGCAGAGACAAGAATCTGCCTTGGGAACAGCTTGCTTCTTTAAAGGATATGAAAAACACCGTGTTTGTTTTCTTTGGCGAGTGTCGCGAGGTGGCGCAAACTAAATCTGCTCTTCAAGGTAATAGCTACGCTCGCTTAGAAGAAGCGATTGGATATATCTTTGGAAAAGTAAAGGCCGCTGACACAGTCTTATTAAGTCCCGGTGGAACAAGCCTTGATGAATTTAAATCATTTGAAGACCGTGGAGATTTCTTTAAAAGAAAAGTCTCAGAGTTTTCTACTCTCTAA